In one Silene latifolia isolate original U9 population chromosome 10, ASM4854445v1, whole genome shotgun sequence genomic region, the following are encoded:
- the LOC141608113 gene encoding protein FAR1-RELATED SEQUENCE 5-like — MKSVVPEVFKESTHRLCMWHIMKKLREKVSYQLFQDENFKTRLNRCVWNNQLEPDEFEEQWGKIMTDYQLVEHEWFSDLYDLREQWIPAYFKDVSMSGLMRVTSRSESENSFFDRFLTPHLTLVEFWVCYESALEAQRHKQSKLNSDNKHTKSHGKQSQTLKSMLLKCTRTTFSKTSKQNWLRLCRLPF; from the coding sequence ATGAAGTCGGTAGTCCCGGAAGTGTTTAAGGAGTCAACACACAGACTGTGCATGTGGCACATAATGAAGAAACTAAGAGAGAAAGTCAGTTATCAACTGTTTCAAGATGAGAATTTTAAGACCAGGCTCAAtaggtgtgtttggaacaaccaacTTGAGCCTGATGAATTCGAAGAACAATGGGGGAAGATAATGACTGATTATCAACTTGTAGAACACGAGTGGTTTTCAGATTTGTACGATCTCAGGGAACAGTGGATCCCTGCCTACTTTAAAGATGTTTCAATGTCTGGCTTGATGAGGGTTACTTCTAGGTCTGAGAGTGAAAACAGTTTCTTTGACAGGTTCCTCACACCTCATTTGACCCTTGTTGAGTTTTGGGTGTGCTATGAGAGTGCCTTGGAAGCACAAAGACACAAGCAGTCCAAATTGAACAGTGACAACAAACACACGAAATCCCACGGAAAACAAAGTCAAACCTTGAAGTCCATGCTTTTGAAATGTACTCGcacaacattttcaaagactTCCAAACAGAATTGGTTGCGACTTTGTCGATTGCCGTTTTAA